ATGGAGTCtcatttgatatttcttttgatAAAGAAAATCCTGTGCAGAGATCCACCTCCAACCGAGGAATCACTCGCTCCCTTAGCAATGACGGGCTCGCCCTGAGCAACCACCGTACAGCCAGGAATGCCCGGAAGAACCTGGCCTTCAAGCCAGTGGATGGGGAGGAGCACGGGGTGGGCTCTCACGGCGACCTGGCCACCTACGCGCCCCGGAGCGCAGGCGCGCTGAACTCCAACGAGAAGACGCACTACAGGCTCCCCAGCGGAGCACTGCCCAACAGCGTGCTTCTCGACGAGCTCGGCAACCAGGTGGGGACACCGAGCATTGAAGAGGCCTTGCAGATAATCCATGACACCGAGAAGCCCGTCCACACCCCGAGGCCCGACCAGCTTGCCAACGGCTTCTTCCTCCACAGCCAGGAGCTGAGCTTCCTGAACGCCGGTGTCCCGCGCAGCCAGTCCAGTCCGGAGAATGTGGGGGACACGCGAGGGGCCTTGAGTCCTGTCACAGACACCACGGAGGTGGACACGGGCATCCACGTGCCCTCGGAAGACATTCCAGAAACCATGGACGAGGACTCGTCCCTGAGAGACTACACTGTGAGCTTGGACTCTGACATGGATGACGCGTCCAAATTCCTACAGGACTACGACGTGCGGACGGGCAGCGCCAGAGAGGCCTTGAGCCCCTGTCCCAGCACGGTCAGTACCAAGTCCCAGCCCGGGAGCAGCGCCTCCTCCAGCTCCGGGGTGAAGATGACCAGCTTTGCCGAGCAGAAGTTCAGGAAGCTGAACCACACAGACGGGAAGAGCAGCGGCAGCAGCTCTCAGAAGACCACGCCCGAGGGCTCCGAGCTCAACATTCCCCACGTGGTGGCCTGGGCCCCGGCCCCTGAGGACGGGGGCCTCCCGCACGGCCGGGACACCACGCAGCTGCTGGCCTCCGAGGTGGTGCACCTGAGGATGAAGCTGGAGGAGAAGCGGCGGGCCATCGAGGCCCAGAAGAAGAAGATGGAGGCCGCGTTCACCAGGCAGAGGCAGAAGATGGGGAGGACGGCCTTCCTCACCGTGGTGAAGAAGAAAGGCGACGGGGTCTCCCCGCTGCGGGAGGAGGCAGCGGGTGCGGAGGATGAGAAGGTATACACGGAGCGGCCGCCCGAGAAGGAGCCGCAGAAGGCGAATGGGCCGAGGAGCAAGTCCCCGGCGGACCCCAAGGAGGGCTCGGAGAGCCCTGCGGGCAGGTGGCCGCCAGCCCCGAGCGCGCCCGGGGACCCCGAGGGGCGGTGGAGCCCAGCCGGGCCCGCGGAGGAGCCGCCGCAGGACGGCGAGCTGCTGGAGCACACACGCTCCATCGAGAGGCTCAATGCGTCCCTGCACGCGCTGCAGCGGGAGATGCGGCGCCTGGCGCTGCAGCAGGAGGCACTGATGCACATGCGCGAGCAGCAGGCCTGGGTCATCTCCCCGCCGCCGCCCTCCCCACACCGGCCTGCGCGCGAGGCGCCCCGCCCGGCCCACGCGTCCCCGCAGGCCGTGCCCAGGAAGAGCGCGTCCTTCTCCGTCAAAAATCAAAGGACTCCCAGGCCCAGCGAACTCAAGATCACGCCTCTGCACCGCACGCTGACGCCCCCGAGGTCTGTGGACAGCCTCCCGCGGCTCCGGAGGTTCTCCCCCAGTCAGGTTCCCATCCAGACGCGGTCCTTCGTGTGTCTGGGCGACGACGGAGAGCCTCGGGCCCAGGAGTCCGGGCGCAAGGATGGggcaaaggaggaggaggggtcgGCGGGGCCTCCGGAGCACGGGGAGGCCCAGCCCCCGCCCTCCGTGGCCCCGGAGGGCCCGGCCGCCCCGGCCTCGGAGGTCACTCACCCCGCACCCAGCGAGGACCCCGCGAGTCAGCCCGCCCAGCTGCCTTCCAAACCCAGTGTGCCGCCTGCTGCTCCTAAGAGCGCTAATCTGATTGAAGTCTCCCTCTCAGATTTGAAACCCCCTGAAAAGGCTGATGTATCTGTTGAAAAGTACGATGGAGAAAGTGATAAAGAACAAGCGGATGAGGACCAGAAAGTGTGCTGCGGCTTCTTCTTTAAGGTAAAACCGCCCGCCCGGCCCTGGGCCTCTTGTTACTCCATGCTTCTGGCGCGCGCGCAGGCTTCTTGAGCAGCAGGACCTCTGTTAGGCTCTGCCCGTAACCCTGGGCCGTGCCCTGGTCCGACCTTTATGGACTGCGGTTCCGGGCAGGCACTCTGGTTTCTGAAGCAGTCTTTCATCCCGTCGTTGAACGTGGGGAGACCTGCTGTTTTTGCCCCGTTTGTGTCTCTTTTTCACCAAAGCCTTTTGAGAACCAAGTGATTCACTCCTGCAAAAGGTACTCTGTTGCCAGTTGATAAAAATGTTGGCATTGCCCCcaaatctgtttttttccttagtattgaccatcttcccatacactttttttttttaaattttaaaacctgaCCAGACCGAATCTTGCAAGACGAAACGTTAGAAATGCAGTTTGCGCAGTTGCCCTGGAGCAGCTCCTCTGGGAGCACTGAAGAGAGCGTAGCTGACGACCCCAACCTCAAGGTTGGTGTTTGATGTGACCTACGCTTACAGGCTGCTGAGCCAGCTAACCCAAGTCCTGCACAGTATCACCTTGTGATGGTGACATCTGGACACGCACCATCCGTGCTAGAACAAGGAAGGCCTCGTGTTAAAGGTTTTCTCCTGTCATCCTTTTTCTCACTTTATATTTGTCTGTGTTTTCCAGACTGTACAGGGAAGAATGGTTTCTTATCACAAACATGTACATGTGTGCTGCtcatgtttcttttcttaaaatgttaagagACCAAGGGATACTGTTTCTAATTCTCCCAAGTTTAGAATGTAGATAGAAAGACAGCCTTCAGTGGCAAAAGTCTATACTTGCAGATTTTCTGGAGTCCTGTTGGAGTCAGAATTCGGAAGTGGTTACAATCGCTTGCTTTGGATCATTAAATATTGGGAATGGGTAACTTACTTTGAAGTTGGTTGTAGAGAGATGACTCTCTCGGCCCTTTTAAATGTTTAGAAACTTAAATGTGagttgtgttttttgtttcccAACTGTGTGAGACTGCTGTTAATGTTTTTTAACAGACTACTGCTGTAGACGGTAATTGATGTGTAGAGACCTTGCTACCTCTGCTCCTTCCGAGAGGAGAGCAGAGGGCGTCCTCGGGTATCCACCCGTGCCCTCCTTTCCTCACTCTGTCTTTACCGCCTGGTGCTCGGCCCTTAGACCGTGGTCGCAGCTCATCACGGGCTCCCCGCGTCTGCCTGGTCCCTTCTTCACACCGGCTCTCGGGAGTGGAAGTCCGCGGGACCTCTTAGAGATGCCTGTTGGATAAACTGCAGCCCCTCGGCGTGTGATCGGGGCATTCCCAGAGGAATCCGCTAATTCGCGGGTCCACCCTCTCCCCGTAGCTCCCTTCCGAATGTCCTGTCAGGCTCACTTTGGTCCTCCTGTGTGCCGCAGCCCTGCGTGGTTCTGGGGGTAGATGGAGtgttctcctgtgtctcctgcaccctCAGGTTCTCGTAGTGGCTGCTGGCCCGGCCTCCCCAGCCAccttgtggctgctgctgccacAGCTTCTCTTAGACCGTGAAGTCCTGCAGGCGCTGTGTCTTCTCATCCGCAGAGTGTGCGCAGCGTGTCTGGCGCGGACATGTGTGTGTTTGGCCTGGCTATTCACAGGCTGTCTTCTGACTCTCCATTCTGAGCACAGCTGTGGCTGAGTGTCTGTGCCAGCGCCTTGCTGTGCCCCTTCCTCCCCCCAGCTGGTAGGGGTCTAGAAGCTCCTTCACCTAAGGAGCCCCGTCTTTTTCACGGTTCGTGTCTTTTGTGCCCAACACTGTGCTGGGAATGTGTCAGAACTAATTCTCCAGCTGGTTCCTCCTGACTTCTGAGAACTCAGGCCCTGAGAGTCTGCTTAGGAGCCAGGCAGGCCCAGGAGGCCCAGGGCCCACCTTCTAGCTAGTCCTGGGGTCAGAAGTATAATTACACTCGCCGCCTCTTCTGTGGGAGAGCCTGCAGTGCAGTGCAGAACCAGCGAGCAAAGTGTCAGAACCTCCACTTGAAA
The sequence above is a segment of the Ovis aries strain OAR_USU_Benz2616 breed Rambouillet chromosome 12, ARS-UI_Ramb_v3.0, whole genome shotgun sequence genome. Coding sequences within it:
- the CAMSAP2 gene encoding calmodulin-regulated spectrin-associated protein 2 isoform X4: MGDAADPRDGRRTFIVPAIKPFDHYDFSRAKIACNLAWLVAKAFGTENVPEELREPFYTDQYDQEHIKPPVVGLLLSAELYCRAGSLILRSDAAKPLLGHDAVIQALAQKGLYVTDQEKLVTERDLHKKPIQMARYRKEQTLLKQLPCIPLVENLLKDGSDGCALAALIHFYCPGVVRLEDICLKETMSLADSLYNLQLIQEFCQEYLNQCCHFTLEDMLYAAASIKSNYLVFMAELFWWFEVVKPSFVQPRVAHPQGAEPVEDPPSVPVLNAAQEGALDSSDLMPGGEGAAFAYSRPHLPSRHLQPQPPPSASGGIRRSSSMSYVDGFIGTWPKEKRSSVHGVSFDISFDKENPVQRSTSNRGITRSLSNDGLALSNHRTARNARKNLAFKPVDGEEHGVGSHGDLATYAPRSAGALNSNEKTHYRLPSGALPNSVLLDELGNQVGTPSIEEALQIIHDTEKPVHTPRPDQLANGFFLHSQELSFLNAGVPRSQSSPENVGDTRGALSPVTDTTEVDTGIHVPSEDIPETMDEDSSLRDYTVSLDSDMDDASKFLQDYDVRTGSAREALSPCPSTVSTKSQPGSSASSSSGVKMTSFAEQKFRKLNHTDGKSSGSSSQKTTPEGSELNIPHVVAWAPAPEDGGLPHGRDTTQLLASEVVHLRMKLEEKRRAIEAQKKKMEAAFTRQRQKMGRTAFLTVVKKKGDGVSPLREEAAGAEDEKVYTERPPEKEPQKANGPRSKSPADPKEGSESPAGRWPPAPSAPGDPEGRWSPAGPAEEPPQDGELLEHTRSIERLNASLHALQREMRRLALQQEALMHMREQQAWVISPPPPSPHRPAREAPRPAHASPQAVPRKSASFSVKNQRTPRPSELKITPLHRTLTPPRSVDSLPRLRRFSPSQVPIQTRSFVCLGDDGEPRAQESGRKDGAKEEEGSAGPPEHGEAQPPPSVAPEGPAAPASEVTHPAPSEDPASQPAQLPSKPSVPPAAPKSANLIEVSLSDLKPPEKADVSVEKYDGESDKEQADEDQKVCCGFFFKDDQKAENDMAMKRAALLEKRLRRERETQLRKQQLEAEMEHKKEETRRRTEEERQKKEDERARREFIRQEYLRRKQLKLMEDMDAVLKPRPQVARQKKQRPKSIHRDHLESPKTPVKGPPVSSLSLASLNMGDNESLHSGKRTPRSESVEGFLSPSRCGSRNGEKDWENASTTSSVASGTEYTGPKLFKEPSAKSNKHIIQNALAHCCLAGKVNEGQKKKILEEMEKSDANNFLILFRDSGCQFRSLYAYCPDTEEISKLAGIGPKSVTKKMIEGLYKYNSDRKQFSHIPAKTLSASVDAITIHSHLWQAKRPVTPKKLLPTKA
- the CAMSAP2 gene encoding calmodulin-regulated spectrin-associated protein 2 isoform X3 yields the protein MPRTPGTGGGRSLFRPSSPSTTTTSPGPKSPAIWPGWWPRPSGQSAHLAMIDTLMMAYTVEMVSVEKVAACEQQYSAFFQATDLPYDIEDAVTYWINKVNEHLKDIMEQEQKLKDHHAVETLGGQKSPSKWFWKLVPARYRKEQTLLKQLPCIPLVENLLKDGSDGCALAALIHFYCPGVVRLEDICLKETMSLADSLYNLQLIQEFCQEYLNQCCHFTLEDMLYAAASIKSNYLVFMAELFWWFEVVKPSFVQPRVAHPQGAEPVEDPPSVPVLNAAQEGALDSSDLMPGGEGAAFAYSRPHLPSRHLQPQPPPSASGGIRRSSSMSYVDGFIGTWPKEKRSSVHGVSFDISFDKENPVQRSTSNRGITRSLSNDGLALSNHRTARNARKNLAFKPVDGEEHGVGSHGDLATYAPRSAGALNSNEKTHYRLPSGALPNSVLLDELGNQVGTPSIEEALQIIHDTEKPVHTPRPDQLANGFFLHSQELSFLNAGVPRSQSSPENVGDTRGALSPVTDTTEVDTGIHVPSEDIPETMDEDSSLRDYTVSLDSDMDDASKFLQDYDVRTGSAREALSPCPSTVSTKSQPGSSASSSSGVKMTSFAEQKFRKLNHTDGKSSGSSSQKTTPEGSELNIPHVVAWAPAPEDGGLPHGRDTTQLLASEVVHLRMKLEEKRRAIEAQKKKMEAAFTRQRQKMGRTAFLTVVKKKGDGVSPLREEAAGAEDEKVYTERPPEKEPQKANGPRSKSPADPKEGSESPAGRWPPAPSAPGDPEGRWSPAGPAEEPPQDGELLEHTRSIERLNASLHALQREMRRLALQQEALMHMREQQAWVISPPPPSPHRPAREAPRPAHASPQAVPRKSASFSVKNQRTPRPSELKITPLHRTLTPPRSVDSLPRLRRFSPSQVPIQTRSFVCLGDDGEPRAQESGRKDGAKEEEGSAGPPEHGEAQPPPSVAPEGPAAPASEVTHPAPSEDPASQPAQLPSKPSVPPAAPKSANLIEVSLSDLKPPEKADVSVEKYDGESDKEQADEDQKVCCGFFFKDDQKAENDMAMKRAALLEKRLRRERETQLRKQQLEAEMEHKKEETRRRTEEERQKKEDERARREFIRQEYLRRKQLKLMEDMDAVLKPRPQVARQKKQRPKSIHRDHLESPKTPVKGPPVSSLSLASLNMGDNESLHSGKRTPRSESVEGFLSPSRCGSRNGEKDWENASTTSSVASGTEYTGPKLFKEPSAKSNKHIIQNALAHCCLAGKVNEGQKKKILEEMEKSDANNFLILFRDSGCQFRSLYAYCPDTEEISKLAGIGPKSVTKKMIEGLYKYNSDRKQFSHIPAKTLSASVDAITIHSHLWQAKRPVTPKKLLPTKA